Below is a genomic region from Raphanus sativus cultivar WK10039 chromosome 4, ASM80110v3, whole genome shotgun sequence.
ttagttttttagtGGCATGGATTTGTAAATATTGTGTAACTCTAAGGGgtaatatttatgtatatttctgttttaataaaataagatttgaCAAGAACTACAGATAAGATACATAAATAACCAATGCGGCAGGGTAGATTGGTGAGAGGCGGGCCATTTGTTCATGAGACGAGTCCTTATAAGTTAACAGATGGTGAAATCTAAATCAAAGTAACAAAAGACCAAATGATTATATAGTGAGAAAGATTTGAAGATCCATTCTAAACCGTACACGTCACTGAAACACAACCACCCCACTAAACATGGCTTACTATATAAAAATCATCAAAGCAGTAAGAGTCTTAAGACacaaacacaacaaaacaaaacaagaagcaTGAAGTGTTGTAAGTTTATTGCAGTAGCTTTGATGAGTCTTCTAATCACATTGGCTTCCATTGAAGCAGCTGGTGAGTGTGGTCCTATGCCCATTGGTCAAGCCGCGGCTAGCCTAAGCCCGTGTTTAGCTGCTACAAAGAACCCGAGGGGTAAGGTTCCACCTGTTTGCTGTGCCAAAGTGGGTGCTCTCATTAGAACCAACCCTCGTTGTCTTTGTGCTGTCATGCTCTCTCCTTTGGCCAAGAACGCTGGAATCAATCCTGGAGTCGCAATCGCTGTTCCAAAACGTTGTAACATCCGCAACCGCCCAGCTGGCAAACGATGTGGACGTATGGATTCAATTCTAAATCTCATAAGTAATGTATGATATATGAACTTCTTGACTTACCTTTTTAATGTCTTTATGTGTGTTTGCAGGTTACATTGTTCCATGAAGAGTCAACCTCTTGGATCTTTTAAGATCAAAATGATAAGATGTTCTTGAgattttagaataaatgttttCACTTACCTTCGTAGAGGATAAATGTGAACTATGAATATGTTGTTGGACTATATATGAATATGCATAATCTATTGCAATATATGAATAAAACGTCTTTCTGTTTTACTCTGTCCGATATTGTGACATGATctgatatatatacacacaacaTTTGTTTTAGACAATATTAATATAAACGAAAATTCCTTCATGTTTATTAAAGTTATGAAAAACAAGTCTTAAAATTTTCTAGACTGAATAATCATGAGTACAATAACATAGGGGCTAAACTAAGATCATATATGTAAGTAGACTATGAATTTCCAACAGTCATAAAACACTAACAAGTTACTGTTGGTAAATAGACTCTGAATTAGTATTGTCGTCGGCAATACTCACATTATTTTAAGCTGTCATCACTCAGTCACCAAAAAATCTCCCATAATagttatactttttttttttgtaaatttccCATAATAGTTATACTTACATGTGCATTCtcgtatttttttttactttattaggGTTGTTTTATATTTGCGTGTTAATTGATAATTTTCATATCAATGGAGAGAGAGTAGTTGTTTAAATTTTACTGACAAATAAAAGCATTAACTCATGACAAAAAGTTGCAGTAGTACTATGATGTGTCTTTTTCAAAGTGAGACACAATTAACATTAGTGACCAATTTTCTTGAAATCCACACAACATAACTCCCTTTACTATCAATTCCGAACATTCAGGCAGTGAATGAATAAATAAATGTGGTGCAGAAAACCGTACCGGTTTAACACAtagcaaagaaacaaaaattgaaTTCAAGTCATTAAATGTTGGGTTTAACAAACGTGccaaagtgtttcaaaaaaaaaaaaaaaacaaacgtgCCAAAGAAAAAGCCCCATTCTACCCAATAAGCTTTCGGTACATCGAAAAATAGAATCTTTTCAACACTTTCCACGTGGCAAGTATACAAAAATCCACGTGTAATAACAGTCAAACCAGTCAAAGCCACAGCGGATATTCTCTTGTCTCCCGCCTTTCTTTATAAAAAGCACGCAACAAAGAAACAGAGACTTATCTCTGCGACACTTCTCTTTGACCCTTTtcaagagagggagagagaagaagaaagaataaAGAAGGATGACTAAACTCGACGTTCTCCGTCGCTACCTCCTCCCGTGCGTCTCACCTCCGGCGAATCCAACCACCGCGTCGTCGCCATCAACCGGACCAGTCTCCAAGAAACGTCTCAGCACTTCCCTCAGAGACGACATCGACGTCCAAGACTCCGCATCTACCTCCGCCTCTTCCTCCGAGGCCACATCcttctccgccgccgccgccgccgacgACGACTCCGACTACCTCCCCGCCGTGACGCAGCCGCCGAGACCCTCGAAGACGATGGTGATTGGCACGCTTTTCGGGAGGAGAAAGGGACACGTGTGGTTCTGCGTCCAGCACGACCGTCTCTCCGCCAaacccctcctcctcctcgagCTATCCATCGCCACGAGCCAGCTCGTTCACGAGATGGGCTCGGGTCTTGTCCGCGTGGCTCTCGAGTGTCCGACCAGACCCGAGCTGAAGTCTTGCCTACTGAGATCCGTGCCGGTTTGGACCATGTTCTGCAACGGGAGGAAGCTAGGGTTTGCTGTGAGGAGGAGCGCCAGCGAGGAGACGAGAGTGATGCTGAAGAAGTTGGAGTCCATGACCNNNNNNNNNNNNNNNNNNNNNNNNNNNNNNNNNNNNNNNNNNNNNNNNNNNNNNNNNNNNNNNNNNNNNNNNNNNNNNNNNNNNNNNNNNNNNNNNNNNNGTCAGATATATATGACGAGTTAGCATATGAAGGAACAGAACATGGGAACATAAACATCATAATTAGTGATGAGTTTTTACCTATGAGATAACCAAAATGATTTCAAAGACTCATACGTAGCAAAGTTGATTGCAAGGGTTGGTCCAACACCCTGAATCAGACAANNNNNNNNNNNNNNNNNNNNNNNNNNNNNNNNNNNNNNNNNNNNNNNNNNNNNNNNNNNNNNNNNNNNNNNNNNNNNNNNNNNNNNNNNNNNNNNNNNNNAAGATGTACCAAAAAGCGAGTTAACAACCAAACACACTTCGCATATGACACAAGAGAACAAAGGAAAAGCAAAAGAAAGCGTACCAACATAGTCGCACCAAGTCCTTTATACAAACCCCAAAAGCCCTCTTCTCTGCATATGGTACGGAAAGCATGCACAATACCCTGGTAGTACATTGTATTCCTCTGCAAAAAGGAACAAAACGTAACTCATTCAGGTCACATCACAGAGAGACAAAATAGACAAGAAGAATCAAACCTGTGCAGCAAGACGTGTCCTAACGAGATCAAGAGGATACGTAGCCGAAGCAGCTGTAATTCCAGCCAATCCACCACTGATAAAGTGCACAAACGGGCTGCTACTCCTATTCCCTAAATAACTCTGTAAGACTGGATTCGaataaaaaaactacaaaaaaacaaagcatcATTGTGTAAGAGACTGAGAAGACACAATCCACAAAGAGACAATAGAGCAAAGGAACTCACTTTATTATATTTCTCATACGCATAGAAGTTCAACGCCGAGTAAGGAAGCCTGTGCGCTACAGTAACCAGATTCCCTTTCCAAAAAGCCCTAACTCCTTCCTCGTTGACGATACGCGAAGCTTCACGCCACAAGCTCGGCTTGCTCAACACAGCAGCTTCCGTTTGCATTCCTTGCAGCTGtaacaaaccaaaccaaatcaacaAAACTCAACCAACCCATTTGTCTGTGATAAGCAACGAATCGAAAAGAGAGAAACTTTATCTCGAACAAAGGACCTGAAACAAGATGGTGAGGCGAGCTAGAGGAGCTGTGCAGGTCTTGCTGAAGGCGCCGGCGATTCCTCCGGCGAGGAGATTCTCGACGGTGCCGAAACGCTGCTGCGTCTGCGGAGGATGTTTCTGTGATAAGCTCAAGGCTCCGGCGTCTGCGACGGTGGTGCGCACGGCGGCGGCGGAATTGAGAGCGCTCTGTGCTGCTCCGTCCACCGCCACGCTCACTCTGGCGTCAATGTTCATCTCTCTTGGATTGGCGGATTTGGAGGCGAAGGTCACATGAATTGGAGGGGATTGGGTTGCGGATTGAGATTGGAGAGATCGACATGGGAGAGAGAAGGGGGAAAAGGAAAAGTCTTTGGAGAAACCCTAAAACTTGCTTGGAGAAGGAGGagggtattttggtaaaaaCAGCTGAGATACGGAGATACCGGGAATATGCGTCCCATTTCGGTTTAGGCCTGGAACCGAAATCAAGAACCGAGATTATTTTTTGCAAAGTCAAACCGAATATAGAAATTGAAAAATTGGTTGGTCGgttcgcttttttttttctttcactaaCTTTAGGATGTTACTGAAAAATATTGGATTTGAAATGattattaaaactttaagattCTTTTATTTAGTGTATAGATTTTGACATTCTTACCAAATTCTAGAGCTATTGGTGCGATTGTTTAGTTACATGCAGAATTCATTGTTATTAAAAAGTTTGGTTTTTATTGATTCTATGGTTCtactaaaatttaatgttaaatAAAACTTTGCAATATCCATTTAATTCTTACATTCATTACAGCATaatgttttcataaattttaaaagtatttaaatctCTTTGCAACTCTAACAAAAAATTTCAACTTTAAAAATCAACAAAGtctataattaaatttaactaCCAATAAACCACTTATTTTGGGTTTCAATGGTACTTAACTACTTATCAATGGTGAAAATTGAGAATTTGACCcccaaaaatggaaaattgaGAACAAAACTCTACTCTTTGGCGTCAGAGCTTCACATGTTGcattttattaacattttatcCCAAACTAAAACTTTCTAtgatttaacatataaataccAAAAGTCTAAGTCAATTCAAGCTAAACACGTCATTTGTTTAGAGGAAAACATcagagaaaaaacaaatattaccGAGACTTAATTGTCAACGTAGATATTCCAATTCATTACTCCCAAACTCAAGCCTCAATGTGTGTTGTGTAACATGGATGTTGGGGAAATCATCGCAGTAACCCTAGTtgttgttatttttgttttgtgggTTCTTTCTGGCTTTTGGCGCAAAGGAGGTGTGACTCCTGATGATGGTGTCGTTACAGGAGGAGGTGACCATGGAGATGATAGAAATGGTGGGGATATTGAAGGCGGAGGTGATGGTAGAGATGATAATATCGAAGGCGGAGGTGATGGTGAAGATGATGGTGGGGATACTGAAGGCgaggtggaggaggtggagatCATGGTGGTGACGGTTGAGGCCGCGATGCAATCTTCACTAGCTCTTAGTTGAATTAGCTATAGACTTCTTCTATGTCTCTTTTGTCCTtggttttaatgtttttgttgTGCTGCTTACGGCTCGTAGCTAAGTTGTTGTAACTTATATGACTTAATTTCTTTATTTCGTTAGAAGTATAGGGTTTTTTGGTTAATATTAATTAGTACTTCTcaaaactgacttctcaaaacTGTCCTTtgacatgagtttttttttttgcaagccTGCTTAAGAGTATTATAGTCTTATGtttttttcgattttgtttTCCTAGTTATGTTCTCCTTGTATTTTCATCATTTTGAAAAATGGAGACAGAAACATGTTTAAACAATATGTCTCTGACTTTTactttattcaaaataaaaggACAAGAGGAATACAAAAGGAGGGAACGAGAGCGATGTTTGTTGTCTTTATCTCTTCTCTTTCTGTACATTGAGAGAGGCCTACAATTCGAATAgaacaaaagaaacaacaacaaaaaaaactcaaaaccccACAAATGAATCTTCTAACTTATAGTACAACACCATGAATTGATTTTCTTTGCATACTTAAATCATATAGCAAAATGATTCCATCGCTTACAATTGTGACTTTGAAGATGCCAATATCTATGGCAGTTCACTACTCTCTATTCCATCTTCAAACTTTGTTTATATATGGATAGCCAAAAAGATCACTCAACATTCCAACTCTACTAAAACCAACTTTACACTTTTGTCATGAGTGAACTAACCTCTTTAAGAACCACACCTTTTCTTTTGTACATTTTAAAATTCCACTTGATTGATGTAAATCGTATATATTTGAACAATTGGTTTTGAATCTAGATCTAATGTCAAGACAcctattaaaaagaaaaagatcaaTGATCAGATGGAGAGAAGTGCCTACTGCCTACctatctttttttctcttatctTCAACagaaacaccaaaaaaatagaCAGTAACATAACCCAAAAAAACACAACACGAAACTTGAGCCGGACCAAGTCCTCATGTTGGGCATAAGATGAAATCATCACCCCCGTGCAGCAGCACCTTTGGACCACCCAGTTTGATATCACAACCAATAGATCATAGATTTCATCACCACAACAAGATCCCGAAATATCAAAGTAAAACTTTGAGGAAAGAGATAAAGTATTATTCAGTGCTTAATGTTTCAAATTATCtagattgaaaatataatatcaaatatttcGGCTAAATTTGGATATTAAACcgaataaataattaattccatgtaagaaaagagagaatgaCGTGTGgaacaaaaatcactaaagaAGCATATTAAATGAAAGTAACTGAAACTATTGGAGTCGTACAGAGAATCTGTTTGGACTTCAGTGGCGGTGTTTTAAGTACTTTGCTTCTGTCCGAATCTAACATTCTCCGTCATCCGCCTCTTGATTTCGCGCCACCTCTCTCActtatcttctttcttctcgCAACTTTCTCACCCACTATCTCCGATCCGCCTGAGTTTTTCTGTCGGTAAGTGGGTCCCTAGTTTCCACTTTTATTTCTCTTACATCCCTCTCTGTCTCTTGCTCTTGTTTTGtctgagagaaagaaaaaaaaatgaaaagggaAAGGGTGAGTTTCGTTTGCTTTCACACTTAGATGATCAATTGGTAACAAAAAGTTTCTTCATCCTCCAAGGTTTTACTTAATTAGATCTGACAACAATTCTTTCCGTGTGAGTGATTTCTTCCAAGAACTATTCAGAATCCTTACCCCAATTCTACAACTTACTGTTGAGCTTGCTCAGATTTGAGTCTAAAGTATCAAACTGTTTCAACTCAATTTTTGTGTGTGGCTTTGAACTCAATTTTTGTGCGTGTCTATTGTGGTTAGAGTACACTTTCCTCATGTTCTCCGTCTTATTGTTGCAGAGTGCTCAGTCTCAAGGTGGATGAAGAATCAAAGACTTGAATGCAATATACAGCCGTTACTTTGAGGTTTCACGTGATTACATCACTAAAATGAGGCAACAAAGAGCCTCTGAGGATAGATATCTCTCATCTCATCCCCATGGAACCTTGGAGCATCGAGGCAAGGATGAGCTGGTGAAGCGTGATATGTTGGATCCGCCGAGGTATCTCAGAAGAACTGAAGCTACCCGCGGAAAGGCGTTGAGTTTTGGAGTTTTAGATTGGCAACAGTTAGAGAAACGGAAAGATAGTGCTTCAGAGAGAACCAAAGAGGCGTGTTGTAGTTATGCTTCTTCATACACAGGTTCGTTGGAACTAGATCTAGCAACCGGTGTTGTTAAAAGACTGGAGTTAGATGGAAAACAAGATGATGTCCAATGTGAAAGTTCAAGTCCGGTTAATGTAAGGGAGCAGAACCAACACTCTTTGGAGAAACCATGTTTGTCTAATAAAGGAAGACATGCTTCTCCCAACCCACGGTTTAGCTTCAGTTTCAGTCAGATGAGAAGAAGTTTCAGTACCAAAGAAACCTCATCGTCTGGTTCTACATTGTCAAGCACATCTCATGCTTCAGCTAAATCAGGTCCTTTGACATTCAACGACTCTGCCATAACAAAACCGAAGAACGGTCACAGCAGAACAAGATCAGGTCCTGTAAAGACTGACAAGAATGTCCCACTACAAGTGGCTTCAAAACCACCAACCACGGAGAAGAAGAGTCACTGCAGCTCAAGATCCCACGCTCTTTTGCAGTTCACTTTGAGAAAAGGTATCAGTTTATATCAGTTTGTGGTTGACAACAACACCAACAACAACGTTCTTGCTGCCACCATGAAGAGTTCAGATTCTTCTAGAAGGTCTTACACATTGTACTCCATCAAAGAAGTAAAGAACAAGAGTGGGAACTGGTTAAGCCGCAGCAGGAACGATCATCCGTTTGTACACACAATCATCGGTCAGATGAAGACTAACTTTGATTCAGCAACCCATAAAACAGAATCTGTTTTGTTCGGTGTTGAGACAAACGAAGAGCTTGCAGCAGCTGTTGTTCAGACAAGAAACAGGACTCAGAAGCAGGACACAACTACTGTT
It encodes:
- the LOC108835214 gene encoding non-specific lipid-transfer protein 1-like; amino-acid sequence: MKCCKFIAVALMSLLITLASIEAAGECGPMPIGQAAASLSPCLAATKNPRGKVPPVCCAKVGALIRTNPRCLCAVMLSPLAKNAGINPGVAIAVPKRCNIRNRPAGKRCGRYIVP
- the LOC108831909 gene encoding protein MIZU-KUSSEI 1 (The sequence of the model RefSeq protein was modified relative to this genomic sequence to represent the inferred CDS: added 186 bases not found in genome assembly), yielding MTKLDVLRRYLLPCVSPPANPTTASSPSTGPVSKKRLSTSLRDDIDVQDSASTSASSSEATSFSAAAAADDDSDYLPAVTQPPRPSKTMVIGTLFGRRKGHVWFCVQHDRLSAKPLLLLELSIATSQLVHEMGSGLVRVALECPTRPELKSCLLRSVPVWTMFCNGRKLGFAVRRSASEETRVMLKKLESMTVGAGVLPSGSGSGEADLDEVMYMRANYEHVVGSSDSESFHLINPDANSAQELSIFLLRTSA
- the LOC108851752 gene encoding uncharacterized protein LOC108851752 (The sequence of the model RefSeq protein was modified relative to this genomic sequence to represent the inferred CDS: added 304 bases not found in genome assembly); the encoded protein is MNIDARVSVAVDGAAQSALNSAAAVRTTVADAGALSLSQKHPPQTQQRFGTVENLLAGGIAGAFSKTCTAPLARLTILFQLQGMQTEAAVLSKPSLWREASRIVNEEGVRAFWKGNLVTVAHRLPYSALNFYAYEKYNKFFYSNPVLQSYLGNRSSSPFVHFISGGLAGITAASATYPLDLVRTRLAAQRNTMYYQGIVHAFRTICREEGFWGLYKGLGATMLGVGPTLAINFATYESLKSFWLSHRPDDSTLIISLGCGSLAGVASSTATFPLDLVRRRKQVEGAGGRARVYNTGLFGTFKHIFKSEGIRGLYRGLLPEYYKVVPGVGITFMVYESLKMLLCPPPP
- the LOC108854047 gene encoding uncharacterized protein LOC108854047: MRQQRASEDRYLSSHPHGTLEHRGKDELVKRDMLDPPRYLRRTEATRGKALSFGVLDWQQLEKRKDSASERTKEACCSYASSYTGSLELDLATGVVKRLELDGKQDDVQCESSSPVNVREQNQHSLEKPCLSNKGRHASPNPRFSFSFSQMRRSFSTKETSSSGSTLSSTSHASAKSGPLTFNDSAITKPKNGHSRTRSGPVKTDKNVPLQVASKPPTTEKKSHCSSRSHALLQFTLRKGISLYQFVVDNNTNNNVLAATMKSSDSSRRSYTLYSIKEVKNKSGNWLSRSRNDHPFVHTIIGQMKTNFDSATHKTESVLFGVETNEELAAAVVQTRNRTQKQDTTTVMLPGGSHTLPKDCNAPLPLIDRWKAGGKCDCGGWDIGCKLRVLSSNHHTKSESFSSFQLFGQERDEPVFKMVTHDDELHSVEFGSSVSLLEAFFIALAVSSHQNWCEEEEEEEAVLIGGGTLKRVASTKYASNPPVSPIGRV